In Henningerozyma blattae CBS 6284 chromosome 6, complete genome, the following are encoded in one genomic region:
- the BPL1 gene encoding biotin--[acetyl-CoA-carboxylase] ligase BPL1 (similar to Saccharomyces cerevisiae BPL1 (YDL141W); ancestral locus Anc_7.315), giving the protein MNVLVYNGDGTTPGSVKHTVETLRHFLEPYYAVSTVNAKILKMEPWTSKAAAIVFPGGADLPYVADCDPVISVIKRFVENGGVYIGFCAGGYFGTSRVEFAQGDPSMEITGPRKLKFFPGIGRGPAYSGFQYNSEKNAKAIILKVSDGSSFKTYFNGGPLFVDAETYDNVEILATFPEPTDVNGFSTSDKRTDAAAVVLSTVGKGKALLVGAHPEFIPRLLKKSKNVDFPPKLLKTLEEHETSRLNFMKYIISKAGLHCNNSVLSASNPNLTPILVSSLPLRRSILNKFEETLFNISNSNISPYTPFKVSGTTDDFEIFHGLLKSFNKAQGTLIDQEPDEVAKTIIFPDIDENIPSVAYTPNFDIQKYFNALNPSNTVGSVIMYGEVVTSTSSLLNNNKVLLESLPDNSVLHVGTIQVSGSGRSGNTWINPKGVSASTAVISLPYTSASTQKPVSIVFIQYLSMLAYTKAILSYAPGFEDLPVRIKWPNDMYALDPKYYKANNIQLLGKGVHTLAPLTDIEPAYLKIAGLLVNTHFATKKYIALLGCGLNIDNDGPTTSVNSWVDLLNEERQMSNLSPLPHVSVETLLAKYMNNFEIILDQFINYGVQPLLPQYYDLWLHSNQIVTLGDYGNSQARIVGITEDYGLLIAKELESGSLTSFTGKTFHLQPDGNSFDIFKGLISKKV; this is encoded by the coding sequence ATGAATGTACTAGTTTATAATGGCGATGGTACTACACCAGGCTCGGTTAAACATACTGTAGAAACTCTTCGTCATTTTTTGGAACCCTATTATGCTGTTAGTACGGTAAAtgcaaaaattttaaagatggAGCCATGGACTTCAAAGGCTGCTGCAATAGTTTTTCCAGGTGGTGCTGATTTACCATACGTTGCTGATTGTGACCCTGTTATTTCTGTCATAAAAAGATTTGTGGAGAATGGCGGTGTATATATTGGTTTTTGTGCTGGTGGTTACTTTGGGACAAGTAGAGTGGAATTTGCTCAAGGTGATCCATCAATGGAAATAACTGGGCCAAGAaagttgaaattttttcctGGTATTGGAAGAGGTCCGGCATATAGTGGTTTTCAGTACAATAGTGAAAAGAATGCAAAAGCTATCATTCTTAAAGTTTCGGATGGCTCTAGTTTTAAAACGTATTTTAACGGCGGTCCCTTATTTGTTGATGCTGAGACGTATGATAATGTTGAAATTTTAGCTACATTTCCTGAGCCAACAGATGTCAATGGTTTTAGCACATCGGATAAAAGAACGGATGCGGCAGCGGTGGTTTTATCCACTGTTGGTAAAGGTAAGGCACTTTTAGTTGGTGCTCATCCAGAATTTATTCCACGTCTTCTGAAAAAGTCAAAAAATGTAGATTTTCCACCTAAGTTATTAAAAACATTGGAGGAACATGAAACTTCTAGGTTAAACTTtatgaaatatattatttctaaagCAGGATTACATTGTAATAATAGTGTACTTTCTGCTAGTAACCCAAATTTAACACCTATATTAGTTTCATCATTGCCACTCAGACGTTCaatattaaacaaattCGAGGAAACtctatttaatatatctaaCTCAAATATTTCCCCGTATACTCCTTTTAAGGTTTCTGGAACTACCGATGACTTCGAGATATTTCATGGCCTTCTAAAATCCTTTAATAAGGCACAAGGCACATTAATTGATCAAGAACCCGATGAAGTTGCTAAAACAATCATCTTCCCagatattgatgaaaatattccatCTGTGGCATATACAccaaattttgatattcaaaaatattttaatgctCTAAATCCTTCTAACACAGTTGGCTCTGTCATAATGTACGGTGAAGTCGTTACTTCAACTTCTTCGCtgttgaataataataaagtcTTACTAGAATCATTACCAGATAATTCAGTTTTACATGTAGGTACGATTCAAGTATCTGGTTCTGGTAGGAGTGGGAATACATGGATCAATCCTAAGGGTGTATCTGCCTCTACTGCAGTAATATCTTTGCCATATACTTCAGCATCAACTCAAAAGCCGGTATCTATAGTTTTCATTCAGTATTTATCTATGCTGGCATATACTAAGGCTATTTTATCATATGCACCTGGCTTCGAAGATTTACCTGTTCGTATAAAATGGCCAAATGATATGTATGCTCTAGAtccaaaatattacaagGCAAATAATATCCAATTGTTAGGTAAGGGTGTGCACACATTGGCGCCTTTAACTGATATTGAGCCAGCCTACTTAAAAATTGCAGGGCTATTAGTCAACACACATTTTGCTACCAAGAAGTATATTGCTCTGCTTGGGTGTGGTTTAAATATTGACAACGATGGTCCAACTACATCAGTAAATAGTTGGGTTGATCTTCTTAATGAAGAGCGTCAAATGTCAAACTTAAGTCCATTGCCGCATGTATCTGTGGAAACTTTACTTGCTAAATACATGAATAACtttgaaataattctcGACCAATTCATCAATTATGGAGTCCAACCACTTTTACCGCAGTATTATGATCTTTGGTTACACTCTAATCAAATAGTTACTCTGGGAGATTACGGTAATTCTCAGGCTAGAATTGTAGGAATTACTGAGGATTATGGTTTATTAATCGCTAAAGAACTGGAAAGTGGTAGCTTAACAAGTTTCACCGGTAAGACTTTCCATCTTCAACCAGATGGTAAttcttttgatatatttaaagGACTAATCTCTAAGAAGGTATGA
- the CCT4 gene encoding chaperonin-containing T-complex subunit CCT4 (similar to Saccharomyces cerevisiae CCT4 (YDL143W); ancestral locus Anc_7.317) codes for MATAVKNPSNATFKSKEKPQEVRKANIIAARAVADAIRTSLGPKGMDKMIKTSRGEVIISNDGHTILKQMAILHPVAKMLVEVSAAQDAEAGDGTTSVVILTGALLGAAERLLNKGIHPTIIAESFQRASKRAVEILLQMSHKISLSDRDALIRAATTSLSSKIVSQYSTCLAPLAVDTVLSITSEESKNVDLNDIRLIKKVGGTIDDTEMIDGVVLTQNVVKTAGGPTRMEKARVGLIQFQISPPKPDTENNIVVSDYRQMDKILKEERAYLLNICKKIKKVKCNVLLIQKSILRDAVNDLALHFLSKLNIMVVKDIEREEIDFLSKSLGCKPIADVELFTEDRLGTVDLVEEIESDGSNIVKLTGIKNNNAKPTVSVVIRGANRLILDETERSLHDALCVIRCLVKERGLIAGGGAPEIEVSRILTAESRKMEGVEAFIWQEFAQALEVIPTTLAENAGLNSIKVVTELRSKHASGEVNDGISVRRSGTTNTFEEHILQPVLVSTSAVTLASECVKSILRIDDITFSR; via the coding sequence ATGGCAACCGCCGTCAAGAATCCTTCTAATGCTACTTTTAAAAGTAAAGAAAAGCCTCAAGAAGTCCGTAAGGCTAATATCATTGCTGCCCGTGCTGTAGCAGATGCCATTCGTACTTCTCTAGGACCAAAAGGTATGGATAAGATGATCAAAACTTCACGTGGTGAAGTTATCATTTCTAATGATGGTCATACTATTTTGAAACAAATGGCTATTTTACATCCAGTTGCTAAAATGTTAGTTGAAGTTTCTGCTGCTCAAGATGCAGAAGCTGGTGATGGTACTACTTCTGTTGTTATCTTAACTGGTGCCTTGTTGGGTGCTGCAGAAAGACTTTTGAATAAAGGTATTCATCCTACTATAATTGCAGAATCTTTTCAAAGGGCTTCGAAAAGAGCtgttgaaattttattacaaatgTCACATAAGATTTCATTAAGTGATAGAGATGCATTGATTCGTGCTGCAACAACCTCTTTAAGTTCCAAGATTGTATCCCAATACTCTACCTGCTTAGCTCCATTGGCCGTTGATACAGTTTTAAGCATTACCTCTGAGGAATCGAAAAATGTGgatttaaatgatatcAGGTTGATTAAAAAGGTTGGTGGTACAATTGATGATACTGAAATGATAGATGGTGTTGTGCTGACACAGAATGTCGTTAAAACAGCTGGTGGGCCAACTAGAATGGAAAAAGCCAGGGTAggtttaattcaatttcaaatatctCCTCCAAAACCAGACactgaaaataatattgttgTAAGTGATTATAGACAAATGgacaaaattttaaaagaagaaagagcttatttattaaacatCTGTAAGAAGATTAAAAAGGTGAAATGTAACGTTTTGTTAATTCAAAAGTCTATCCTAAGAGATGCTGTTAATGATTTAGCATTACATTTCTTATCCAAGTTGAATATTATGGTGgttaaagatattgaaagagaagaaattgaCTTCTTATCAAAAAGTTTAGGGTGCAAGCCTATCGCGGATGTCGAACTTTTCACAGAAGATAGGTTGGGTACTGTTGATTTggttgaagaaattgagAGCGATGGATCTAATATTGTTAAATTAACTGgtatcaaaaataataatgctaaGCCAACTGTCTCTGTAGTTATCCGTGGTGCAAACCGTCTAATTTTAGATGAAACAGAGCGTTCTTTACATGATGCTTTATGTGTCATCCGCTGTCTAGTTAAGGAACGCGGTTTAATTGCTGGTGGTGGTGCTCCTGAAATCGAAGTTTCTCGTATATTAACTGCAGAATCCCGTAAAATGGAAGGTGTTGAAGCTTTTATCTGGCAAGAATTTGCTCAGGCATTAGAAGTTATACCTACTACTCTAGCCGAAAATGCTGGCTTGAATAGTATTAAGGTTGTAACTGAATTACGTTCTAAGCATGCATCTGGTGAAGTAAACGATGGTATTTCAGTTAGACGTTCTGGTACTACAAATACTTTCGAGGAGCATATTCTACAGCCTGTGCTAGTTAGTACAAGTGCCGTTACTCTTGCATCTGAATGCGTTAAGTCTATTCTACgtattgatgatattacTTTTAGCCGTTAA